The sequence below is a genomic window from Roseofilum reptotaenium CS-1145.
GGGTTGAGTGACAATGGCATATTTTAAGGCAGAATGGGCATCAGAAACGAAAGGATTCTCATGGAGCCTGCGTACAGTTTCTTGAATCACTTTTTGGGCATTTTCCGCGTTATGATGTAAGTTATCCAAAATCATTTCAACGGTCACATGATCGTGATCTGGATGCCAACAATCATAATCAGTGACTAAATTCAGACTAGCATAGGCAATTTCTGCTTCTCTCGCCAGTTTTGCCTCTGGAATGTTGGTCATGCCAATGACTGTTGCGCCCCAACTGCGATAGAGTTCAGATTCGGCTTGAGTGGAAAAAGCCGGCCCTTCCATGCACAGATATGTACCCTTTTCATGTAGGGTAATGTCCGGTAAGTCTAAACTGCCAATCGCTTCTGCTAGAACTTGACTCAATTGGTTACAAACGGGATGGCCAAAGGCTATATGAGCCACAATTCCATCGCCGAAGAAGGTTGAGGTTCGATGTTTGGTGCG
It includes:
- a CDS encoding S-methyl-5'-thioadenosine phosphorylase, producing MTNSTEIRAKIGIIGGSGLYQMESLQNVQEIEIETPFGSPSDALIVGQLSGAQVVFLSRHSRGHHLMPSEVPFEANIYAMKKLGVEYLISASAVGSLKAEIKPRDLVISHQFIDRTKHRTSTFFGDGIVAHIAFGHPVCNQLSQVLAEAIGSLDLPDITLHEKGTYLCMEGPAFSTQAESELYRSWGATVIGMTNIPEAKLAREAEIAYASLNLVTDYDCWHPDHDHVTVEMILDNLHHNAENAQKVIQETVRRLHENPFVSDAHSALKYAIVTQPGAMPEATRKKLGLLIDKYLGNFDEG